The proteins below are encoded in one region of Periplaneta americana isolate PAMFEO1 chromosome 11, P.americana_PAMFEO1_priV1, whole genome shotgun sequence:
- the LOC138708557 gene encoding probable glutamate receptor, which translates to MKAALLVLFAACLAESSVLPLQVIVELVGDLRARFSAGCVYVLHDSDADGKLSEEHVDLIEAWRTAAGSMSIGVMHVWRMLRRAPADCRTPLYVVLGSGHRVLRQVSDAGAFSGAKWLIFSQSDHQLAQLNVPFNCEVLVADWEGEKVKLREIYRVTPKLPLHIHHFGYWDLRTRSNWSRLGLYQRRSSLDGYTIKTTVLNDGIFVTLRQSEGKQTLEGYIGLIWSELEREMNFTSEFYEPEDGSTGSEINGSWGGMVGMLVRGDAQVGAASFLMTVKRLDVIDYTNSLAEAGTNVYIKRPEVYTLPWTNCLAPFSQRLWFCVLAVMGLLTIVLSAMCNLQHHYGNRKEMRFGFRDSWLCVLGIFCQQGHDVTPYSSACRIVYITSYACAIVLLAGYAGNYISVLSSGRPLVLPFTDLRGMLRHGSYRLGAMRGSAQLNFFDNTTDPQFKEVYRKLIAPDVSNLPASYHEAFQRVCESKYAFLSSALLMRRFTSNVTCSCIAVPQANMPGVIAMATAKRSPYRGLINHNLLKMQNAAMMKRFRDLTLARTEEPPHREWATISLDEVIPTISIFVLGVLTSLLILAVECWIERVLKRRRAAETGNKLNLDELVMTNGELKVKKRSLTF; encoded by the exons ATGTGGATCTGATCGAGGCTTGGAGGACTGCAGCCGGCTCAATGAGCATAGGAGTTATGCACGTGTGGCGCATGTTGCGTCGCGCTCCTGCAGACTGTAGGACTCCGCTGTACGTCGTGTTGGGCAGTGGACATCGCGTCCTGCGCCAG GTATCAGACGCCGGAGCTTTCTCAGGGGCAAAATGGCTAATCTTTTCACAATCCGACCACCAGTTGGCGCAACTTAATGTTCCCTTCAACTGTGAAGTGCTGGTCGCGGACTGGGAAGGAGAGAAGGTGAAGTTGAGGGAGATCTACCGCGTGACTCCCAAGTTGCCCCTGCACATCCATCATTTCGGGTATTGGGACCTGCGCACCAGAAGCAACTGGAGCAGATTGGGACTCTACCAGAGGAGAAGCAGTTTGGACGGATATACTATCAAGACGACGGTGCTCAATGAT GGGATATTTGTGACATTGAGGCAAAGTGAAGGCAAGCAGACTTTGGAAGGCTACATAGGACTCATTTGGAGTGAACTGGAGAGAGAGATGAATTTCAC GAGCGAGTTCTATGAGCCGGAAGACGGCTCTACAGGATCGGAGATCAACGGGAGTTGGGGTGGGATGGTGGGTATGTTGGTGAGAGGAGACGCCCAGGTGGGAGCGGCGTCGTTCCTCATGACTGTGAAGCGACTCGACGTCATCGATTACACCAACAGTCTCGCAGAAGCGGG AACAAACGTTTACATCAAAAGACCGGAAGTGTACACCCTGCCTTGGACGAACTGTCTGGCTCCCTTTAGTCAGCGCCTCTGGTTCTGCGTACTGGCCGTCATGGGACTCTTGACGATTGTTCTGTCCGCTATGTGCAACTTGCAACATCACTATGGCAACCGGAAAGAGATGCGATTCGGATTCCGCGACTCCTGGCTGTGTGTACTGGGAATCTTCTGTCAGCAAG GTCATGACGTCACGCCGTATTCGTCTGCGTGCCGTATAGTATACATCACGTCCTACGCATGCGCCATCGTGCTGCTGGCCGGCTACGCTGGTAACTACATTTCTGTCCTCAGTTCTGGACGCCCTCTTGTGCTTCCCTTCACCGATCTCCGCGGTATGCTGCGCCATGGGTCTTACCGTCTTGGAGCTATGAGAGGGTCCGCGCAGCTCAACTTCTTCGAC AATACTACGGATCCTCAGTTCAAGGAGGTGTACAGGAAGCTGATTGCTCCAGATGTTAGCAATTTACCTGCCAGCTACCACGAGGCATTTCAGCGAGTCTGCGAATCGAAGTATGCCTTCTTGTCGTCAGCCTTGTTGATGCGTCGCTTCACTTCCAACGTTACCTGCAGCTGCATAGCTGTCCCTCAGGCCAACATGCCTGGCGTGATTGCCATGGCAACAGCCAAAAGAAGTCCGTACAGGGGACTCATTAACCACAA CCTGTTGAAGATGCAGAACGCAGCCATGATGAAGCGCTTCCGTGACCTGACCTTAGCAAGAACGGAGGAACCTCCTCACAGAGAATGGGCTACGATTTCTCTGGACGAAGTGATTCCCACAATCAGCATATTCGTGCTGGGAGTGCTCACGTCTCTCTTAATTCTGGCTGTGGAGTGCTGGATCGAGAGAGTTTTGAAGCGGAGACGCGCAGCAGAGACGGGCAACAAGCTGAATCTTGACGAACTGGTGATGACCAACGGGGAATTGAAAGTCAAGAAGAGAAGCTTAACTTTCTGA